The Thunnus thynnus chromosome 1, fThuThy2.1, whole genome shotgun sequence nucleotide sequence TTATAGTCTACAGTATAGTGTTGTTATTCATAGCTATTAAGCACTAGCTCACCTTTATGGTCTATTAATGGTAAGAATACTTTAAATACTTTACATGTATTcatgaatacattaaatttaTCACACACTAAATTTATTAGAGAGGACAAAGactcaaaaaaatgttgtaatgcaccttaaaatgttaaaattttctCTTCCACAGGATGCTTTTGGGTGTTGATGTGGGGGGAATCTCTACTCTTACCTCCACCAGTCCTTGTAATATCCTGACAAAAATGACACACCCATAATGGACTCGGGCAGCCGAAGGAATGAACATGTTGAGAGTCGATGTTAGGACAATGGCTGCACCAAACAccctgaaaatgatagaaatgtatttgaaatataacattttatatagAGCAACTCCCATCATAATTATTTAATGTCAACTTAACgtatgacatttttttttttgctttgtgccATAGTGAGTAGAAACAGTGCCTTGAAATATTACATTagaatattaattattaaatattaaatatacctttcccttttttaaaacattattgtaGGCCTAATAAGTGgtttttaaaacactttacagtaaaaacatccaTGAAACATATTCGATTTGTTGTTTACATTAAAAGGCCTTTCAAAGTCGcgtttttgtttactgtttccTTTAGATTGAACGCAAATCTGCCGTCACACTTGAATTATCTGTGCAGTTTAATCATCATTGCACATATGTTCGTATTTCGTGTCCTCCTCGGTTCTGATTGGCCCAGAGCCAGTGACGTCGGGGAAATTAATATTTCACGCAGCAACGCCCCGTCACCATTCACATATCTGTCGCTTAGCAACCATTTGCTCTAACTGGTTTTCATGAAATACGTTTTTCAtgaataataaacatatttcattttaatttgacattgAAATCGATGCAAATAGTTAcgaattttattgatttttttacattacaataTTTTACAATAACTTTCATTAACACGCCTCGCCATTGTTTATTATTAGCTTCAGCCTGGTAAACTGGATAAGGTTTCGTCTTTGTTCTTGTTGTTAAAATTGGAATAAACGAAGAACGTTATATTTAgcggtttttgtttttttgttgtttttttttcttaatcgTGCGGGAGCAGCTGATCTAGTGGAAGAAACCATCCATAAACACGGAGCTATTTCCCATTTCTGTCACGTCCTCCCGCCCCTCTCATCTGCACGCGGGGGGCACGCCCTAATCCGGTTGAGACTACTGTTGGGCACGAGACCAATTGATTCGATTACATCCTCGTGTCAATCAACAGCACGAGGACggacaaacatgtttttttttttgtttttttttgcagtaggTTGGCCTGGACTTGATATAAACTGTCTATAGCGAGTAAATCCATGCTGCAATagagcctttttttaaaaaagaaaaatatataggCCCCAATAgttattttgctattttaaatttagaaaaCGTTTACTGTCATTGCGAAATCAAGACTGAGGCCTGTAAACCATTTTGCCTCCATACATGTTCATTTTTGCTACTAAAATGATTAACAAAGCAATTTATGTCCACACACATCCTACAACATTTTATCCCCAAAATGTGCGCCATCATATTCATATTGAAGCAGGCTATATGTAATATAACGTAATGATAATGTGTGTCGCTTTGGCAATGCTCGTGTGAATAAAAGCCTTTTGGCGACAAGACAGGGTCTGGTCTCCATGCCCCGAGAGAGCGACAGATTAGACCCGGCTCCCCCCAGGGAGCTCATTAACAGGTGGCAGAAAGCCCTGACACCGGGAGCTGCAGGCCTGCCAGCCCGGCGCCCTGCCTGCAGCTCTGCATCACTTCAGAGCAGCTGATCAGCCATAAACCGCCTGCTGCTGCCTTTATGCACTGATATATACTCACACTATAACTGTGTATTGTTCGTTCAGTTCATAATTCAGACAATCATGAcgccatttttttttcatttctggcCTTGGcgttgttttggggttttttttaatattgttaaCTGAATTTATTGGGATGTCTGTGTTCGTTTTCGATTCCTATCTATTTCATAAATGTCgaagaaatgaaacaataaaggaggagagaaggggggagggaggggagatcAGGCCAACTGTtcagtttaataaacaaaaatcataaaaatcacattGCTTCCTCCGCCAAATGAATGTGTCTGCGCTGTATTTATGGTAATTCATGGGGAGTGCCGCCTACCTGTTTGCTGCCAGTCTGGAGGATATGTATCCTCCCGGGATTTGCGTCACAATGTAGCCCCAGAAAAAAGATCCGTGAATCATTCCCACCGTCTCTGGATCCCAGTTGAACTTGGCTTTCTAATGgggaaaataaaaccaataaaaacgAGCAAACACAGACGCTGAATATTAATAAATGacctctgctggaggctagacatttctttctctttctcttcaatATCATTGAAGAAATTAACGAAAAAATATGTACTTTTCTGAGTAGAAGGATTTAAACGTGACGGCCTGATTAGTATTATTGAAAGGCCTGAAACGTTTTAATTCGATCCAGTCCAACATTGATCTGTTCACCAACATCATGGACATGATCtgtcagagtttttttttcaaccaacGTGAAGCTGTGCAGGCAAGACGATTAGATGACGAATATTTGGCCTAAATGCAAAAAATCACATATACACATTCATTTTACCTAAATATATATAGGCTGTGAATTCACATATagaaacatcattttaaaatgtatgtctCTTTTAATTTAGCATATACTGGACCTTTATGCAAATATTGCTGTCAAGGAAATGTTGATTTTAGAATAAAGTCAATTACTTACATTTCTACATGTTTAAAACTATACACGCAGGATACAGAGATGCATTTGacttgctgtctttttttttaaattacatgatGTATTATCCAAAAAATACTACATAGGTTATTTGACATTATAATATATGACGAATTCTCTTGTGCATTAACACTTTGGgcatgatttaaaatattacagGCCTATTAAAGGGTTTCTTACTCACAAATATCAGCTTAAACGTTGCGAAAGCTCATCAGCATGATTATTGGGGATCATCAAGATTTCTAAAATGATTACAAGGCCTAATAAGGAAGTAGGCCTTTACACatgcttgttcttttttttttcttgataaaataACGATCAGGTGTCTCATGTCTCGAGCCATGCTTTACGTCGTTTTTTACGTCAGGAGGTGCTCTCGTGCTGTTGCCACACCTCTTTGATGATGATCTTCCCGTTCTGGTGGATGGTGCTGTTATTGACCATGCCCACTATGGCCACGCCCAGGTTACACCGGATACCGAAGGAGATGCAGAAGCCCAGGCCGCTCATGATGGCGATGATGTAGCGGCGCGGCAGACCGAAGCAGTTGCAGTCGCACAGCGGGGGTTTCTTCTCCGCGGCCTCCCGGGGACGCCCATCCTCCGTCAGCTCGATCACCTCCCCggttttctgtttcctctctacCACCCTGCAACAGCCAGGTGAGCACAACACTGTCTAGTAAAGAGTCCCCCAATCAAGTGACATCACATGAGATAACGCCCCCCCCCCAAAACCGAATAATTTCTCCCAATGGAAAATATTTCTATGGAggcctttttcatttttatgtcattaatATTCTATTTGAAATGGATGCTATGGAGCTCGTGTGGTTTGTAGTATCTGGGATTTCTTGCATCATCTCAgtgaagaaaacacaacaagtaACTCCTGCAGAATCACCACATGCAGCAGCACAAGTGGTGAGGCCTCTATACTGTATTTTCTTACTGATTTTCACACTGTGAGCATCACATCTGTGAGATTCAAGTCAAGATGACTCAAACAGACATAAACAACGAATTAAACCCAAATATGTGCACCTGTATGTGCGCTGaagaaaacaatataataaaaaaaaaaaaaacacacttctcATGTAGAGCTTGAAAAAAAGGCGAATATGTCCCGGTACCGCATTGCAGCAGCCCGCTCACTTTCACACTCATTAGCATTCACGGGACCGAGCAGCAGCTCCAGCCTCCAGACACACGTCTGTGGGCATTCCtcaaagtctttttttccttttttgtcccCCCTCAGGAACCTCACATTTACTCACCATGCGTCGTTTGTCCCAATTCAGgacataaaatgataaaaatcgAAACATCTAAATCCCTGTGTCTGCAAATgatgaatacaaaacaacaggGCTGATTGATTATGGTGGAAAAAGAATCGAATAAAATGCAAACTAGTGAATGAATTGCAGTGAAATCAAAGGCCTCTGGAGATATAAATCCACTGCGTTTTTACAGAAAGACTCATTGTAACCAAACTTCTTCTGATCATAAGGCCTTTTGAAATTTGTATTTCATCTGCAGAGTTGAAGGAATTTATTACTTTGTGAAACAGTTCTCCCACAAACGCTTGAAATACATTAACGATAATTCACAAGTGAATTATCTAAACATAGcttcaaatttttatttattcagttgcAGATACAGAAACTAGCAGGATCATGTCTACAGAAGAGAAAAATCCATGTATGGTATCATATAGGCAAACAGATGGATTGTAATTATTATGAGGCACGGCTTATCATTGGATGTGCGTCACTAGTTTTCAAGATAATATGGGAGACACTaaatttttttttgaatgaaacacaaaaaatacGCGCGTGGCCTTCACGTCCTGTAGTGTACAATCCGTCTGCTAATGAGATTCAGGCATACAGGCCCTGCATCACGCTCGCATCCAGTGGCATTTAGGTTCTTCCAAAGAAACCCCTGCCAATaccatcacacatacacacacacacgcacgcacacacacacacacacacacacacacacacacacacacacacacacacacacacacacacacacacacacacacacacgattgCATAATTTTCCTCTCACTTCTAGAGGCGTGACTATAAAGATCCCTGTAAGTTGTAGAACAGTTTTTGGTGGCCttgtagacacaaacacacacacacacacacacacacacacacacacacacacacacacacacacacacacacacacacagcatccaAATAATCACACTGTAACATCAAGAAATTACCAAACGCCAATCAGGCTGGTAAAAATGTCACGTCCTTACCTGTACATATGACCCAGGGTCTTCCCCGCAAATTCCTTCACCCCCGCCGCGGCTCTCGTCTTCACTGACTCCATATCCAGTTTCTATGTATAGGCCTGTTTTCTTAATATTATTTTACTGCTTAATCGATCGTCATGTTACGGCGCAGGACAGCCGACTGCAGCGGCTAcgaggaaaacaacaaaaccaagTTGTGGTAAATGTGAGTCCAGAGAGGCGGCGATCCGACAGACGCGTCTGGGTTTTTCACAATGAAAGCGCGATTACACCTTCATGCAAAGGGGACTCAGACGAGCTGTGCGCCTCCATCCACCACCAACTCATCTCCTGCCTGGCGTACAGTAGCCACGCACAGTGCCATCACGacgaaaaaaggaaaaggagtgAAATTGATAGCCCGGCGTCGTAGAGCGATATGGATCTGTCTccgcaacaacaacaacaaaagagagagagggagagagagaaagagagagagagagagcggacggaaaaataaaaaaaagacttaagtTTAGAGAGCAGAGGTGGGTGTTTGGAGTTGCTTCAATAAATCAAAGAGGAGTGAGGCTGTATCGTGTCTCCTGTGGTGAGCGCAGGTTCATCTGACGTCGTGTTCAGCACCGAGGTCAGCGACAGCAGCTCCGCGTCCAACATCTGGCCAGCTGCTCAGCGCGAATGAAGGCCACAGTCAAAATATAACATGCTGATGTATTTACACgaatctgtttctgtttatttcataaGGTGTTAAGGGGAAGAGGAGGTTTTTACTCAAGATCAATTCgcattatttaattttaaaaggaTGTGAGGGTATAATACAATTAAAATCAAGGcgatatgtattttatttgtcgtttttatacttaaataaataattaaaaacaaggaTAGTAACCCCATATATGAAAGCTGCAGCTCTCCCGAGGGCGGTGCTATGGAAACCAAATGAGCAGGAGTGGATTTTCCCTCCAACAAGCTCCTCCACGTAGGAATCCATCAATAATTTAAGCGTCTCCCATATTTTCATCCCTCTCGACAACCATATCTTCCCACAGAAGCGTGCACACATTTTTGGAAGtccttttgaatattttatgagGTTTCAAGGATATATCATCCGATAACTGTCCTTCTGCAGACCAAATTTAGACAAATAATAATAGGCTagtaaaacacataataataatgatactactactactactactactactactactactaataataataataataataatactgatgataataataataataagaagaataataataagaagaatatACTTCAAGATATAGATCTTAGATGTGCGATTTGCTGACAAAAGAGATGGGAGTAAAGATCAGTGTCTTTCCTGTCATTTGTGGGTATTGGACACCACCTGGTGGTCACACAAGGCATTGCACTTCTCTCAAAATGGACAacttcaaaatgtaaataaaagccTTAAACATagttatttcttcatttattgtaaatattatCAGCTTTAATGCATTTATGTACAACGGCCTACAATGCAATCAGAATGTGACTGACAACATATTTACATAACAGCAATGCATGCACAGACAAAACAGGCTATTTTGCAATAactagcagcaacagcagcaacacatgatatgaaatttgtttttgaattcAGATAGGAAACTTCGTCATTACaaaatcatacaaaaacaagtaaacacagacttttaaggcatttgtttgttttggaaataTATCGTGCACTTTTGCAGCAGGGTCACGCAACTGCACGCTGATGCTCAACAAACACCTGAAGATGTTAATCCTGAGATTGGAGTAAGTCAGgcttactttttgactgtcaaatCAGAATGGCGGAGATCTGGAGTAACAAGTGCATCATTTCAGAACAATGTTTCAATATAAACAACTACCAAATCAATGTTAGACTTTAGAAGATTAGAAAAACATCTCACTCTATCTGATAAATGCCtaaactgctgtaaaaaaaaaacaacatatttaataataataattgcgTAATAATTACAGCTGAGTGTTTTTACTTGTCTGGTCCCCTGATAAAGTAGCAATTTATACCATAAATGATACTTTACGAACTGTCCTAACACGGTTTGATGGTTATTAATATGAGGTGATGTAGTAAGAAATCAGGTACTGAAAGGaaacttaaaagaaaaatgtaacaaagtgGATAATGAAACAGCTCTAAACACAAATGCTTCAAGCCACAAACCAGCCACagatcaaaaaaataatttcactaCAACCCATTTAAATAGATAACGTATTCTGACTGTCTACAGTAACATGTAGTAACCAGGTAGAGAGTATGAACTGGTTGCTAGAAGTGATTAggtagtttttttctttttatttttactgaaattCTCATTCACATGTATTCCAACCAGGACAAGAATTCCTCTGCTTTCTTACTGCAAACACTTCACATCAAGATTATAATTGTATCTGCCTACAATATATGGAGACATGAATaatgtaaaatctgaaaacaaTAATCCAGGCCATTTATTATCCACGTGTATATACTACGAGGAGTAAAACTCTCACACACAACGCATAAAACAGAAGATCTGTCTTGAGATCTTCCAGCGTCTTCTTCACGTAGTCTCTTCTGATGGTAGAAGTGTTATAATTGGTCCCGCAGCTAGTTGGAAATACATTTGGAAGATGGGACGTGAGCCCGCAGCTGCCGTCTCACTATAAATTAATGTTGCAGCCCTTAAATGAGGGTGGAATGTGTCGAAATAATGCCACACTTTTGATTGTTACAGTATCGCTGCAGTATGAGGGAGGTACTTTGttttaaacacagtttttgaCAGCTTTTCCCCGAAACATCATACACTCACATAACAAAACTGACAATCTTATAGCGCAGCTTAAGATCAGTGGAACTAAACATTATGTAGCTACTTTTAAATGATAGTGAAGCTGTTTGAGGAATACGCACCACTCGTTTTGAATATCCTCttatataaatgtgtttcacattttcttatatttaacaatatttaaGTCTGAGTGTCTTCTACTCTTCATTCATAGTTAATTGACAGACAATGATATGATTCACAACTGACGTACAGTGTAGCTTCTTGTTTGAGCAATTCAGTCCTTCATCCTGTATTCTCATTAGAAGAATCACATGCAGGCAATTAAGTTAATGATATCATTATCAACTCTTCTTAAAGGGTAATTACACTAAATGTCACACGTTCAACACCGCAACTTCTAAGTCTATcagcacatacatacacagtttttttttagttatgagacatggagagagtgagagaaggcAATACATGGGGAGTGTTAGTACAAGCTGCACATACAATCTTTTTCATCCCAGAACCTTCCAACAATTTGCTATGGCACAGAAGAGCTTCATCCATTTAAGAAGCTGATTTGAAAACAAATtgaaatgctgattttttttctctaatgcCTCTGTACAGATCCTAATATAGGAGTACACCTTGTCAGAAGATAATGtccattcaaaaataaaaaaaataatagcgttttaaatctcagagacagaggCCCTTGCATACGGATGTTCTCAGCGGGGGTAAAATTCCCACAAATGTCCGTTCTGGGCTTGGTTAGTTGGCAGTGTGCAGCAAGGGCTACAGGCACTCAGACAACACTTCATGTTTGTCTGGCGTGGAGGAAATCTCTGATTGTGGCTCCGTGATGAAGCTGGCACTCAGCTGGAGTTTGAGCCTCTCCACTTCGTAGTTATGCAGGTACTCTTGAATCAGGTAGCGTTCCCGCTTAATGCGTGCCTTCACATCCGACGGGACGTCCGGGATCAACCACGCCACAAAGAACTTCACCACAAAGACCACATGCTGGAGAGGGGGTGGGAATGATCACATGATTGTTGTTAAAGTaatttggaaaaataaattCTAAGTATTTATACTTTGAGGGAGGATTGGAAAAAAAGGTCTTACTTCCATGATAATAATGAAGGCCATTTTGGCTGCCAGGATGTGCCAGAACTGCATAGTGTGGTTGTACGCCTTCTCGTGGCCAGGAGGGTAACGGTAGTCACGGTATCTGTACCAAACAGCAAGGAGAGAGGCGTCATACAAAGAGTAATATACAAATTGTGCTTTTTACAGcaattattaaacaaaaaatatccaCTAAGATGATACATTGCACCCTTCTGGATAACATACTGgcatataaaacatttacaatagacctcaaaactcttcaaattataaaatattctaCCACCAGATGCATGACAAGCTCTTTCTCTTAATACCTGCAGGTGGTGGTCGAATTATCCAGCCAGTTGTCACGTTCCTCCGGCATGTTGTCGTTATGTATCTGTGAGATGTTGTATATTGACAGGCTGTTGTTCACATAGCCCGTCATGGAGGACTTATTATTGTAGGCATACAGGTAGACCAAACGGGGAATCATGTCTGAGGTGAACGCCATGATGAACGCCTGAGGTCAAAGAGAGCACAAGAGGCTGCTGTTGAAATGTTTGCCAATGAAGTAACATTGCtagaaaaaatgttatgtttcatACATGAACATACAGAAATgattcagtaaaaaaaactcCCTTAATGTCatataaagattatttttacacaaaactcACATTGGTGACAACAGACAAAATTGCCACTGCATTGAGGATTTCTTGCCACGCTCCGATGTTTCGGGCCTTAGACGCCACCGGTCGTCTGAACTGGGTGGTGAACTTCCAGGCGTCGACCCTGATCTCCAGGATGTTGTTGAACAAAGCCAGGAGGGGAGCCAAGGGGAAAGAGGCCACAAACAGAGTGATGAAGCCAAACTGGATCACTGAAATGACAGGGAGAGCAGCCAGAAAGAGttatcaaaaagaaaaccaaagagtggaaaacaaatgagataGGGATAAATAAGATTGATTAGTCTTCATATATCTCTATAGAACTCTTCATCTTGTTCTCCTGTCTAGATATGAACTTTATTTGAAAACAAGGACAGTGAAGTATCTCACCCATCTCCAGGTACTCATAGAACAAGCCGAGCTGGCTGAAGTTCAGCAGGACGTGGTCCTGCTCGCAGCGGCTGTAATGGTTATCAGGATTGTGTCGTCCCTTTCTGCTACTCCACAAGTTACGCAACAACCTATCAAGAAGCCCATGACAAAGAACCAGATAAATAAACTGCAGACACTGGGATTTGCACAATGCCAACAAGACATTTCCAGAGAGAGATGAGTGAAGTGAAATGATCAGCACAGCTACTGCACAATTAGTAGCTGCAGTACTCTGTTCTGATTAGTGAAATCAGGCAAATAGACattgagaatgaaaataaaactctatatactgtatgtttatattatCTGTGGAAACAGTTTTAGGTTCTGTGCACAAATTGTTATCTTGTGGACGAGGTATTATCCAACGAGAACAAATTACTTAAAAGTGGGCGTAAAAGTTTGGGACAGCACTTCTAATTCAATAAAATAGCTCTCAATAATTTTGTTGTCACTGATTGTTTTATTCAGCAAAAGGGAATCAACAATAGACTAATTAATACACACAAACCATGAGTTTTTTACTTGTGATATAATTTGATGATTTTGACAAGTACTGTCTTCTGTGTTGCTGGTGTCATATGTGAGATGAACCCTCGGGATTCCATTTgactaaaaatattttcttctcaTATACTTTGAAGTATTTTCATGGCATCTAAACCTATAAATCTTCCCGAGTCCAGGGAACGGATTGTGGATGAAGTCAATGACACTGTCTAAATCTGCAAAGAAAGTCTGTTGGCTAAACAAGTTCTTAAAACTTGTGGCAAATGTTTTCCACTAGAAAcattcctgtttttttgtggCATTATATGACATTCTTaagtgaaaataaaactcaCCATTTAAAAGTGACTGTGCATGTGGGTAAGCTCAGTGTTGTTTCCACAAAGTGATAAATGGATAACAACCATTTCTTCATGCacaatgattgaaaaaaaaatctctgtacATCTATGATGTAAAATTGTTGCCTTGTTGTGGCTCATAACTAATTTCACACAGTAAAGTAAATGAGGTCTTGAGTAAATGAGTGAGGGGAATCATTGAGAAGTGAAAGACTGGGTAGAGGACAAAGATTTGAGGGACTCACGGCAGCAGGGCTTCTTGAATGTTCCCCCATAGTTGTTTTCCTGCCATGACGATCACCAACTGAGTGGTCAGCTCAATCAGACAGCCTCCGGGATCACACTAAGAAAGCAAGACATTTTTAGTTTCTATccaacatattttattttaatgcactTCCAGGTGACAGTCCTGAGATGATAAAGTAAGGAACACACACCTGCCCTTTTCTATGGAGATGTTAACTTGAAGAAAAACATCTCAGTCCAGTACACAACATAActtaaatcaataataaatatcaaaagAAGAGTAAGTAAggtcaaataaaaagaaaactcacCTCCTCATTCCTcagttttttccactttttaaaCATGTATGAGTATTCACCAGGATAACCCACAAATTTGCCTTTAAAGAAGGCCACATAGAAGCAAGAGGAGTAGTAGTTGACAAACTGGAACAGAAACATCTTCATGGTCAGCCTGTTCTCATACTCCAGGTGGGTCTTAGGGATTTCTGCAGGGAGCAAATGGATGGAGATGAGTAGATCAGGGTGGtgtgaaaagacaaaaggaTGAAAAAGATTAATTTTCTACCTCTGTACTGTACTAGATAAAATCTCTTTACCCATGTCAGTGATCCAAATGGCCACCCTCTCGTAAAAGAAGTTGAGGATCATGATGATGACAAAGTTGATGCAGGAAGCAGTGACAGAAGTTGCCAGCTGTGGAGTGATGAATCTTCCCACCAACTGGATCTTCCTCATGGGGTCTTTAATGATACTCGCAAAGGCAGCGTACACGGCCAGCCTGTACGCTATGACCCCGATAATACAGGCCACTATCAGAGAGATCTGTggggagcacacacacatatattgttGGCAGTATGTGACTAGGCATGGAAAATAACCCACTATGATTTATTGttaacagcacacacacacaactgaggTGAATATTCAGTTACCCAGAGGAGGACAGTGGCTGAGGAGAGGCAGTAGCGAGCGCACTTGCTGCTGACGGGGAGATATGGCTCCATTTCCTAAAAGATTATGCACTATTATTATCATATCAacatatcaaaatagttttaaaatgattaaccATGCTTGTATTTGCAAATCACGGAGTACATGACATTTGACATGTTCATTCCCATGTTTGAAAGAAAGTTTCTGGAGCACCTTTGTGATCTTGTTGAGCCTCCTGTTAGTGCATCTGATCTCAAACTCGGGCCGGAtttgaagctgctgctgttcctcTTCAAAGTCCACCAAGTCCCACTCGTACTCCAGCCGGGCTTGACGCCGCTTCCAGAACTCCAAAAACAGAGTTACTGCCAAGAAGATTTGAcgaaacaaaacataaaaatcgtAAAATCTTTGTTTTGGGAGTCATCTCTAGCAAATAGATGATTGTTGTATGATGACAAATGTTTATGCTGTGCATGTCTTTGTGTATTTCTCTACACATTCCTTTTTTGGAGAGGCCTTTCTTACTTTTTGAGTGCCTTTGTTGGGTTTTTGTTTGGGGAGTGAtgctttcaataaaaaacaggCTCAAAGCATATTTCCAGCTAATTTATAGGAACATATTAAAGGTATTTTGGCTATGTCTTCTTGGCTGGCTGCTGTGTATGACTCCAGCCTTTAGGTGCTCTAGGCCTGCAGTGTCCTGGAAAAGCTATGTGACCACTTAGTGTAACATAATTGGTGCTTGCAAGGTGATCTGGGCTTAAGCAGTATGGATGCAGGTTGATGCTTCGGTGTGAAAAGACTTTAACTGTGAGAATCTGTTTTATAAGAGGGGGGTGCATTAGATCTCCTACATGGGTTAAACACAGTAAGAGCAGCATTGATGGAGACTTACCCCAAATCCCCATAAATATGGCAAAGAATACTGTTCCTTCATTATCAAACAGATGGGATTGCTGGAAGAGAGAATATGGAACAGGTTAAGTAACATagaggagcagaagaagagacacGCTGAGCATGAACAGGGTGACATACTGCTGACTCTGCAGGATACATTTTACTGCAGACattaaatgactcatttcacacactactgtataatttaaatgtgtcatttatACATGTAGGTTATCTGTGGTTTTAAATTTGAGTGTTAAGTTTTACCCAGGAGGAGAGACATGTAGAGTTGAGCTTCCAGAAAGGACACTTCTTATCACAAAGTGGACACATCACGATAGTGCCTCCAATGTCAGCATCACAAATTTCTTTGCTAAAAGGAGAataaaagagaatgaaaatCAATACGAATAAATGCAATGAAAGGTAAACATTTTCTGAAGTAAATACAAAGCAATATTACTTGAAAATGGATTGTTAGCATCCAGTCTGAGGGATAGCAGTAATTCTCTCTTCAATCAGTAAATGATTTGTAGTAGGGAAAAGAAAACCAATTCCCACCAATCATACTGTATGGCCAAAAGTAAGTGGACATGTCCGCAAACTTTTGTCTAGGGCTCTTTTTC carries:
- the ano5b gene encoding anoctamin-5b isoform X1 yields the protein MRRITGKAKDETLIELQNATESQTGDGLAVLTAFRINLHSDENSGNGVSSLSDRSTLPGHTEMDKLQPNKDTVFFKDGVRRIDFVLSYVDDKDGEKKQERRREFEANLEKAGLELETDDKSASKDQKTYFLKIHAPWDVLATYADVLKIKVPFKASDIPNVKDVPLEWLSHPFRLPEHIMHPQPDYFTHAFDKTKTDFFLINDKDTFFPPSTRNRIVYYILARCPYYKEGRKDKDKTGIKRLLSNGTYTAAFPLHDCRYWKRARNAECESERYNLYEHWARFLCFYKEQPLNLIRKYYGEKIGIYFAWLGFYTEMLFFAAVMGLICFTYGVLSYDDNISSKEICDADIGGTIVMCPLCDKKCPFWKLNSTCLSSWQSHLFDNEGTVFFAIFMGIWVTLFLEFWKRRQARLEYEWDLVDFEEEQQQLQIRPEFEIRCTNRRLNKITKEMEPYLPVSSKCARYCLSSATVLLWISLIVACIIGVIAYRLAVYAAFASIIKDPMRKIQLVGRFITPQLATSVTASCINFVIIMILNFFYERVAIWITDMEIPKTHLEYENRLTMKMFLFQFVNYYSSCFYVAFFKGKFVGYPGEYSYMFKKWKKLRNEECDPGGCLIELTTQLVIVMAGKQLWGNIQEALLPLLRNLWSSRKGRHNPDNHYSRCEQDHVLLNFSQLGLFYEYLEMVIQFGFITLFVASFPLAPLLALFNNILEIRVDAWKFTTQFRRPVASKARNIGAWQEILNAVAILSVVTNAFIMAFTSDMIPRLVYLYAYNNKSSMTGYVNNSLSIYNISQIHNDNMPEERDNWLDNSTTTCRYRDYRYPPGHEKAYNHTMQFWHILAAKMAFIIIMEHVVFVVKFFVAWLIPDVPSDVKARIKRERYLIQEYLHNYEVERLKLQLSASFITEPQSEISSTPDKHEVLSECL
- the ano5b gene encoding anoctamin-5b isoform X2 gives rise to the protein MRRITGKAKDETLIELQNATESQTGDENSGNGVSSLSDRSTLPGHTEMDKLQPNKDTVFFKDGVRRIDFVLSYVDDKDGEKKQERRREFEANLEKAGLELETDDKSASKDQKTYFLKIHAPWDVLATYADVLKIKVPFKASDIPNVKDVPLEWLSHPFRLPEHIMHPQPDYFTHAFDKTKTDFFLINDKDTFFPPSTRNRIVYYILARCPYYKEGRKDKDKTGIKRLLSNGTYTAAFPLHDCRYWKRARNAECESERYNLYEHWARFLCFYKEQPLNLIRKYYGEKIGIYFAWLGFYTEMLFFAAVMGLICFTYGVLSYDDNISSKEICDADIGGTIVMCPLCDKKCPFWKLNSTCLSSWQSHLFDNEGTVFFAIFMGIWVTLFLEFWKRRQARLEYEWDLVDFEEEQQQLQIRPEFEIRCTNRRLNKITKEMEPYLPVSSKCARYCLSSATVLLWISLIVACIIGVIAYRLAVYAAFASIIKDPMRKIQLVGRFITPQLATSVTASCINFVIIMILNFFYERVAIWITDMEIPKTHLEYENRLTMKMFLFQFVNYYSSCFYVAFFKGKFVGYPGEYSYMFKKWKKLRNEECDPGGCLIELTTQLVIVMAGKQLWGNIQEALLPLLRNLWSSRKGRHNPDNHYSRCEQDHVLLNFSQLGLFYEYLEMVIQFGFITLFVASFPLAPLLALFNNILEIRVDAWKFTTQFRRPVASKARNIGAWQEILNAVAILSVVTNAFIMAFTSDMIPRLVYLYAYNNKSSMTGYVNNSLSIYNISQIHNDNMPEERDNWLDNSTTTCRYRDYRYPPGHEKAYNHTMQFWHILAAKMAFIIIMEHVVFVVKFFVAWLIPDVPSDVKARIKRERYLIQEYLHNYEVERLKLQLSASFITEPQSEISSTPDKHEVLSECL